One Chloroflexota bacterium genomic window carries:
- a CDS encoding Rieske (2Fe-2S) protein, protein MSRHVVCRVDELPPGQHRIISVRGRTIGVFNVNGEYHALLNRCPHRAAPLCQGVVTGLITSPAQYQRELTRDGEIVRCPWHGWEFDITDGRSVFNPHRVRTRTYEVFVETAPPGEDEDPDADAAGAQLVQATIGPDDPDPTLETYPVEVEQQFVVLYLGQSKPAARPE, encoded by the coding sequence ATGTCACGACACGTCGTCTGCCGGGTGGACGAGCTGCCACCCGGACAGCACCGCATCATCTCGGTGCGGGGCCGGACCATCGGGGTCTTCAACGTCAACGGCGAGTACCACGCCCTGCTGAACCGCTGCCCGCACCGGGCCGCGCCGCTCTGCCAGGGCGTGGTGACAGGCCTGATCACCAGCCCGGCCCAGTACCAGCGCGAGCTGACCCGTGACGGGGAGATCGTGCGGTGCCCGTGGCACGGCTGGGAGTTCGACATCACGGACGGGCGCTCGGTGTTCAACCCGCACCGGGTGCGGACTCGGACGTATGAGGTCTTCGTCGAGACGGCTCCACCGGGCGAGGACGAAGACCCCGACGCCGATGCGGCTGGCGCTCAGCTGGTCCAGGCGACCATCGGCCCCGACGACCCCGACCCGACGCTGGAGACCTACCCGGTCGAGGTGGAGCAGCAGTTTGTGGTGCTGTACCTCGGCCAGTCGAAGCCGGCGGCGCGGCCGGAGTAA
- a CDS encoding amidohydrolase translates to MAVSTIRRPQSDDDQSGAVKLSTIDTDIHHGIRGAKDLIPYLSRTDADRYESYGVGGGGNLYAYNGGVRGYRADVVDGQSPGGLGAAATNIEMTISDLMDGCAVDIGLLTGSSMYSAASIPDVDYASALCRAFNDFTIEHWLQRDSRFRFAMAICPQDPAQAAAEIDRIGSHPQVISVILPCGAPRAFGQRFYHPIFEACERNNLTVSLHFATEGSGINPPPTSAGYPTYYAESRQSRPAFYQVHLASMIFEGWFERFPTLKVAMLEGGFAWVPSYVWKLDQDWKALRWQTPWVKQLPSETVFSRVRFATQPLEEPNPPSAIHPMIEWMQGQNTLMFASDYPHWDWDDPRDTLTQLDPALRHRIFVENALDCYPKLRNGQ, encoded by the coding sequence ATGGCAGTAAGCACGATCCGGCGCCCCCAGTCTGACGACGACCAATCCGGCGCTGTCAAGCTCTCGACCATCGACACCGACATCCACCACGGCATTCGCGGCGCGAAGGATCTCATCCCCTACCTGAGCCGCACCGATGCCGACCGCTACGAGAGCTACGGTGTCGGCGGGGGCGGCAACCTGTACGCCTACAACGGCGGCGTGCGAGGGTACCGGGCGGACGTCGTGGATGGGCAGTCGCCGGGCGGCCTGGGGGCGGCGGCCACCAACATCGAGATGACCATCTCGGACCTGATGGACGGCTGCGCCGTCGATATCGGCCTGCTGACGGGCAGCTCGATGTACTCGGCGGCCTCGATCCCGGACGTGGATTACGCCAGCGCCCTCTGCCGCGCCTTCAACGATTTCACGATCGAGCACTGGCTCCAGCGCGACAGCCGCTTCCGCTTCGCCATGGCGATCTGCCCGCAGGACCCGGCCCAGGCCGCCGCCGAGATCGACCGCATCGGCAGCCATCCGCAGGTGATCTCGGTCATCCTGCCGTGCGGCGCGCCGCGCGCATTCGGGCAGCGCTTCTACCACCCGATCTTCGAGGCGTGCGAGCGCAACAACCTGACCGTCTCGCTGCACTTCGCCACCGAAGGCTCGGGGATCAACCCGCCCCCGACCTCGGCCGGCTACCCGACCTACTACGCCGAGTCGCGCCAGTCGCGGCCCGCCTTCTACCAGGTGCACCTCGCCAGCATGATCTTCGAGGGCTGGTTCGAGCGGTTCCCGACGCTGAAGGTCGCGATGCTCGAAGGCGGCTTCGCCTGGGTGCCGTCCTACGTCTGGAAGCTCGACCAGGACTGGAAGGCGCTCCGCTGGCAGACCCCCTGGGTGAAGCAGTTGCCGAGCGAGACCGTGTTCTCGCGGGTCCGCTTCGCCACCCAGCCGCTCGAAGAGCCGAACCCGCCCTCGGCCATCCACCCGATGATCGAGTGGATGCAGGGCCAGAATACCCTGATGTTCGCCAGCGACTACCCGCACTGGGACTGGGACGATCCGCGCGACACCCTGACCCAGCTCGACCCGGCCCTGCGACACCGCATCTTCGTGGAGAACGCGCTCGACTGCTACCCGAAGCTGCGGAACGGCCAGTAG
- a CDS encoding cupin domain-containing protein, protein MATRLPLLDIGKFHARLSELIAMHGEPPWSETMMMSEDMQAFFIANPPGHPTDTHYHDHDEWWIVLAGEIDWWIEGNDGPIHAKTGDFVIAPKYHWHHIEPVGTEMSIRLAINARGEFHKYDRPGCRSKPWRLKPGETPETAAPQED, encoded by the coding sequence ATGGCCACCCGACTGCCCCTGCTGGATATCGGCAAGTTCCACGCGCGGCTCAGCGAGCTGATCGCGATGCACGGCGAGCCACCCTGGTCCGAGACGATGATGATGTCTGAGGACATGCAGGCGTTCTTCATCGCCAACCCGCCCGGCCACCCGACGGATACCCACTACCACGACCACGACGAGTGGTGGATCGTGCTGGCCGGCGAGATCGACTGGTGGATCGAGGGGAACGACGGCCCGATTCACGCCAAGACCGGCGACTTCGTCATCGCGCCGAAGTACCACTGGCACCACATCGAGCCGGTCGGCACGGAGATGAGCATCCGCCTGGCGATCAACGCGCGCGGCGAGTTCCACAAGTACGACCGCCCAGGTTGCCGCTCGAAGCCGTGGCGGCTGAAGCCCGGCGAGACTCCGGAGACGGCAGCCCCGCAGGAGGACTAG